The nucleotide sequence GGagttcaacacacacacacacacacacacacacacacacacacacacacacgctgacCATGTTTCTcaaatgcatgcatgcatgcccCCAACCTTCAGTGGTTGAATGGGGATTTACGAATGCTTCAGAGAATAGAATTAAGAGTCACAAAGAAGTCCAGATGttgaaagatggaaggaaatcaatgaaatgaaactgaatggggattcattcattcataagatatttattaagcacttcctGTATGCTGggcaccattcttttttttttttttttaagttcatttttatttagtttgggagagagacagggaacaagtaggggaggggcagagagaaaggtagaggaagaatcccaagcaggctgtcagcacagagcctgaggtgggtcttgaactcaaaccacaagatcatgacctgagctgaaatcaagagtcagacgcttagctgaccgagccacccaggtgcccctgccggGTTCCATTCTAAGTGTAGAAGATACATAAGCGAACAAAGGGCCAAAAATGTGCCCTCACAGGGCTCACAGTCTGCTGTGGGGAGGCTGGTGAGCAAAATGAGTAAGTAAAGTACATGGTATGTTAGGAAGTGCCAAATGCTGAGTGGAaagcgagcaagcagggaaagggataAAAACATTTCAGAGGAAGGATGGACCCAGGGTTGCAATTTTGGTTTAAGGTAGCAGAGAAGGTGACTTCTAGGCATGGGTATCTGGGGAGGagcattccaggaagagggaacaggaagtgcaaaggctctgaggcaggagcATTCCTGGCATGCTCAAGAATAAATCAGGGGATCAGCCTAGTTAGGCCTGTCTCATACCtatacttttctttccttattgtaCTTGCAATGAAATACTTGTCTAATTTCCTGTTCACTGTTTCTCCAGGAGATTCCAGCTTTCTTGGTGTGGGGGCTGGGCTTTGCCCTTTGCTAAATTCTTAACTCTGAGAACAGGCTCCTGCACACAGTGCGTGCTCCGTCACATTTTGTTGATAAAAGATTGAATCAGTGTGAGTAAATGGCATTTGGGTCAAGAAATTGACCGCAAAGGCAGGACAGGCTTGAGCAAAAGAGGGTGGGGCATTATAGCTGTGGTCAGGGGTGAGCTTAGGgtcaggcagggagagaaggggccgCCAGGGGGCTGGTGCCAGCCTGGTGCTTTCCTGAAGGTGGGCCCAGGTGGTCAGGGGCTGCAGAGCAGGAGGTGTGGCCGAGGAGGGCTAgccccaggagcaggggagatgcaggggAGATAGGGGATAGCCGTGAACCATAAGAGCCTTCACACTGCTGGGTTTAAGGTGAAGTCCGTGATTTGAGCTGTTTGTACTTGGGCTGCTGCATGAATTGAGATCCCACTGTGCGCCTTTGTGTACAGGAACACATCGCTCAGCCTGTGACGGCCTAACAGTCAAATCCCCAAAGTGCGTCAGCATTCTCTCCATTGCCAAatgattatgtatgtatgtatgtatgtatttttgatttattatttttatttaaaaatgttttaaatgcttatttaattttgaaagagatagagagagaaagagagagaaagcaagcgagagagagagagagcgaggatgggggagaggcagagagagagagagaggaagatatagaatccaaagcaggctccaggctctaagctatcagcacagagcccaatgggggctcgaactcacagaccgtgaggtcatgacctgagccgaagttgggtgcttaaccgactgagccacccaggtgcccctataattatttttttaaatggaagaaaacctGTGACAGCAGCATCTGAGAACCAGGGCAATTCAAGAAAGTCCATGGGTGTGACTGTCATGGATAAGGATTTATGTCttaaaacaaatacttattggTGCCTAGCATATGCCAGACCTTGTGCTGGATAGAATGGTGGACAGGATACTACCAAGGGTTTAGGGGGCTGCTCCGTGGGGCAGTGGTCTGAGCTGAGTGGTGGTCCTGGATCTAGCCTGACCAACTGTGtgggtggccttgagcaagtcatcAGATCACAGAGTAATGGGCCAAAGCAGGCTTAGAGGTCATCTGGTGCAATCTCTTAGGTTACCCAAGTACAGTACACAGTCTCTGCACCCCGCCCTACACCCTATGGGGCCTCAGAGTCTTTCAGTGTAAAATGGGGGCAttggacagatgatctgaagttCACTCTGGCTTTGATATTCTTTAACATTACAAATATGAGGAAGTCCAGGGAGGTAGGTTTGGTGCCATCCCACCTGTGATCTCTGTCCTCCACCCTTACTACCAGGAGGAGGGATGGCAGAGTCCAGTCCACAGAGATGTTTCTCAAACACATTCATGGAACCTGGAAGGAAGGCATTGGGCTTTCCTTGTTGCTGCAAGATGGTCCCTAGTGGGTAGGGTTTGGAGGTGGGTCTTCAGTGGGATTCAACCCATTTCCCAGATGCTCTTTCTAGACCCAGGGATTGCTCCACGCTGCCTCCATGGGACACTTGAATCTCCTGCTTGgatcatttctctcttctcttcctcacctGGCCCCTTAGTGCTTTGATCTCCTTTGTTCTCCCCTCCGAAGGCCCAACCTCTTCTTCCCCTTGAGGTCATCTGTGGTTCAGCTTCATTCAGGGGTGTGCCAGAGAAGgcgagaaggaggaaggggcttCTAATCCtttggaggaagaggagactTGCTCACTGTCGTCTGGCCTGAGGCTGGTGCAGCCACGGGATGGTTCATGTTGCTAGGACTGACTTCCTCATAGCATGCCTCTTGAGTGTTCATTATGCTGAGTCCCTGATTATTCTTGCCTTGAGTTGCATTAGCAAAGGCACAGTATCCTAGTATCGGGGCCACCAGGCTCTAGGAACAGGTTGGGAGGGGGAGAAATATCCCTCCAACCactatgtaaaaaagaaatttcagaaatttctaaaaatcCAAGCTGTCCAATGCTGCTTGCAAGTGTTGAAGGAGTTTCAGTGGTGGCGGCTGGAGGCCCCCTACCAGGCGTCCTGATCCTGGTGGGAGGCTCACAGAATACCagagggcagacacagaatctatcCTGGGGAGAGCCCTAGACTCCTGTGTCTGTCCTTGGTACCCCAAGGGAGTAgttttctaaatatgtattttacttcaaggcccaggtgcccctgatctgtAACGTGATACACGCAGTGTGTGACCCAAGTGGATGGGCCTGGGCTGCATGCCTGTGGAAGGAGTGGGGACACAGGCTGGGCTTGGAAATGAGCCACTTGCCCAGATCCTGGATGGAGATGCCTGGTTGGAGAGGGGTGGCGTCTCATGGATGATTGCTGGGTTGAGCAAGAGGAGGGACTTGGACACCCTGTTTTTTGGATTCATTTCCAAATCCTGGAGTGTCATTTAGGCAACAATGATGATAACACATCTATTAACCTCATAGTTTCTCTTAGTGCCACTGAGCGTCTTCCTTCTCCAGTTATTGTAGGTAGATTCTCCCTTGAGAAGCTTCACTCTCCTCTGTCCAGCATCTCCAGGGCACACAGAAGCTCCATGTGaaccccttctctccttcccatccccctcatctccttctctgggaagccttcttTGAATGACCTGCAGTGACTGCTTAGGGCCATTGCTCCCACCCACAGCCCAGGTCCCTTGCTGCTTCCTTGTCTTTGGGACGGGCCCAGCTCTCCTGCCAGCTTGGGAGCTCCGAGGGCAGGATCTGGGCCTCCTTGTCGCTTAGGCTCCACACGTGTTGGGCCCCTGTTCTCCAGGCGTGTCAGAATAGGTCAGCTGGAGCCAGTGACAGATACAGTCAGGCCAAGAGCATCTTGCTCCCCAAGGCCCAGCCCAGGCATGGGAGGGGATAAAAGTCTCGTGCTGGGACCTCAGGGCAGGAACTCACACACCTTGGTTTTTTACTGTCCGTCTGCAGCTGTGTGGCCTTCTGTCTCTACCAtgtctctcccctcctgccaGGCCCAGAGGGGCTTCAGTGCTCACTCAGCCTGCTCTGCTCGCTCGGGCGGCCGCAGCAGGGACAGCTTCAGTAGCAGGAGCTTCAGTTCCTTTGGGGGCTGCAGGGGGGACTCTCGTGGGAGGGCCTGGGTATCAGGGGGAAGGCTAGGGGTGCGGCTTGGGGAGGGCCGCTATGGGCCTGGCCTTTCCTCGTGCCCTCCGGAGGGCATCCGGAAAGTGACCATCGACCAAAGTCTGTTGACCCCGTTGAAGATTGAGATTGACCCCCAGTTCCAGGCGGTGTGGACCCAGGAGACCCAAGAGATCAGGACCCTCAACAACCAGTTTGCTTCCTTCATTGACAAGGTGAGGGTCAATTCCGATAATCCCCTCTCTTGGTGCCTCCCTTGGAGGAACTGTCCTCAGTGGATTTGGGAATGGGGAGGTCTCCTTGGCTATCACTTTTCTAATCACTTCTGCAGCAAGAAAGGCCTTCCAGTGATCTAACTGTGGTCCTGATTATGCCGAGGCCTTGCTGTTCTAGGGTTGGGGCACAGGGACAGAGAACCGTTGTTCAGCAGTGGGAAGCCCCTTCCTCTGTTAGCCATTCCGATCATTTTGGTGAGCTCAGAGTGTCATGTGAGGGCATGAGGCTGCCCCTACCTAGGCTGGATTTGGGAGGTGGAAATGTGGACTAAGTGGGGGGTTCTTGGGGCTTGACTTTCCAGAGATTGTGGCCAGGGAGTCCCACTGGAGCCTCAGGGACCCTCTGCTTGTGCTTCAGGTGCGGTTCCTGGAGCAGCAGAACATGGTTCTGGAGACGAAGTGGCACTTGCTGCAGCAGCAGGGGGTGAGTGACAGTCCCCAGAGCCTGGAATCTTGCTTCAAGACCTACGTGGCCTGGCTCAGGAAGCTGCTGGAGCAGCTCCAGAAAGAACGGGGGGCCCTGGACGCTGAGCTGAAGTCTTgccaggagcaggaagaggagtaTAAAGCCAAGTAAGGCAAGCCCCAGTGCCACAGGGGCCCGGGTAGGGTCTGGGAGGGTTTGGATGGGGGCTGTTGGTTGGAGGATCTCCCACATGCTGAACTCCCAGAGATGCATTAGTGGCTTCCCCTCTGCACCCCAATCCCTCTGGTTCTCAGGGTGCCCGACTGTTGCAGGTAAGGAGGCCCCCCAGTCTTTGATGCTCAGGTCTGGAGAGCCTTGGTTCCAATAGACCTAGCTACAAGGGTCGTGTTTCCGGTCACGGCTGGGAGGGGCTTATTTAAACAATGCctcagtgggtttttttcctcaataaattCCTGTTGAGCAAGCTGTGGGCTAAAATGACTCAGACGTTCTCTGGTCTTGGTGGTGGAAGGGAATCCATTTAGTGGGACCATCCCCAGGCTTGTGGCATGATTCACAGCTGGGCTGTGTTTCTGGGCTCCCCACCTAGGTCACCTGGTAGTGTGGAGAGAGCCCTGGACTAACAGGAGGCTTGGGTTTGGCGACTGTGAGCAAGGGGTATCTATGTGGCCCTTTACCTTTGCTGGCCTCGgttccccatctgtaaattgggaatGTATCACCTGCTCTTCTCATCTTCCAGAGCCATTGGGAGGTTGGCATGTGAGGCCGAGTGGGTCCCAGAAAGAGCTCAGGATAGGGGCCAGGCGATCTGGTCTTAGGTCTGCTGGGGCCACCTAATTATCTGTGACTTGGGCAAAGTCCTGTGATCTCTCTGACAAAATCCAAAATGCCTGCTTCACATGATGATTGTGAGTAGTGAGGAGATCTGTTGGAATGTGCCTTATAGATGTGAAGGAAAATGGCCTCATGTGGTCAAGCAGACATGGGCTGAAAGAGTGGAGAGAGGGTCATAGCTAGGGTGTGACAATGACCTCCTGATAGGGAAGATAGGGGAGTGGGCTGGTTTCGTGGAAACATCTAATGGCAAGAGGGGCCTTTCTGGTATGTCGTGCTTGGAGGAGGGGCATGGGCTCTGATCTTACCACTTCAGGAAGCGTCATTCTGTATGTATTTGACAGGTATGAGCAGGAGGCCCACAGGCACGCCACACTTGAGAATGACTTTGTGGTCCTAAAAAAGGTGAGGGTGTTGGTTGTTTCCCCTGAATCGTGAGCACTCACCATTTACAAAGCCCAGTTCTGGAGCTgggaaggcagggggtggggatcCTAATGCAGCACATGATCTCATGGAGACTGTAGGGAAATGGGACATCTATGTAGACACAGGGACCCCAGGACAAGATCTGATGGAAGGACTGcatgatgagctctgggtgtcactgtgagagagggtggggagggaggggaagacgCCGAACTGGTTGAGAGTAATCAGGGAGGCTTCCTGAAGGCAGCATGGGTCAGTGTCAGGCAAAAgggagagcagggctgggtggggctggaggaggaaggagtggGTCTCCGGGGACTGTTGTAGATGAATATTGGACAATGCATGACCAGAACTCCTGAGCCAGAGTGGGCCCCACGAACAGGAAGTGGGAGAACATGGTTTCTGTCTTCATGTTCCCAGGATGTGGATGGGGTTTTCCTGAGCAAGATGGAACTAGAAGGCAAGCTGGAGTCTCTGCAAGAGTATTTCTGCTTCTTGAGGCATCTGTATGAAGAAGTGAGGATCTACCAAGTGCAGGGTGGTGGTCCGCTGAGGGCAGgtgggagtgaggggagggacGAGGCAGGCAGGCTCCGTGGCTACAGTGGGAATGGCCAGGAGGCGAAGGTTGGTTAGGGTGACTTGGATCCACACATTCAGTCATTTACAAACAAATACTGAGAATGTACAGTGTGGATTGCTAGCTACTGGAGATATACTCATGAATAACCAGACACAAATCACAATGCCTGCTTTCTGTTGGGAGACATACCATAAACCATAGACCTATGAAAGAAGTAAATTGTAGAGTATGTTAGAAGGTGATCAGTGCTAtactaaacaggaaaaaaaagagcagggaaagggggcttaggaatgtgtgtgtgtgtgtgggtgggagtAAGGCAGGTGGCAATTTCAGATAGGGTGGTCAGAGTGGCCTCATTTAGGAGACAAAGTTTGAGCAAAGATTAGAAGGCTGGTGGGGAAGTTAGCCAGGCAGGTGAAACTGGGAAATTGCTAGAGTCCTTTTAGATATCACCTCCTACAGCCCTTGTTTTCAGGTGAGGAGACAGCGGAGAGCAGGGCGTGCTTAATACCACCCAGGGGAACGAGGGCTGCCCCTTGACAGAGAATGGGCAGAACTCAGGCATCTTGTCCTGGGGCTTCAAGGGGGAAAGGGAGCAGGAGAAGGTGGACACTGAGTCAGTCTTCCCCGCAGGAGCTGAGCCAGCTTCAGACCCAGGCCAGTGACACGTCCGTGGTGCTGTCCATGGACAACAACCGCTGCTTGGACCTCAGTGACATCATTGCTGAGGTCCGAGGGTGCTATGAGGAGATCACCCGGAACAGCAAGGCTGAGGCTGAGATGCTGTACCAGACCAAGGTGCCAGGGCCAGGGGGCAGCATCGGGCTGGCAAGGGCCGTGTCTCCATGCCCATGCCCCAGGGTGGTTGTCCCCCTCGGTCTCCTTGGGGCAGTTCTGATAACCTCCCTGGGGTTCCAGGGCTGGGTGGGCATGCCCACTTCCCCTATCCAGGAGGGGGACAGTGTAGGGAAACTGGGAGACACCAGCCTGGAGTGTCGCAGTCTCATCCCACCGTGTCACGGCTTCAGCATTTACCCTGCATTCCAAGTAAGGATGTAAAGAGGCAAAGAACTGAGGACATGATGTTTCTCATGGTCTTGGGGTCAAAGGTGAAGGTCCTTTCAACTAATGGCATCACCTCTATCTCCCTCAGTACCAGGAGCTTCAGGAGTCCGCCCGGCTTCACGGGGATAGCATGAAGGTAACCAAAGCCCAGATCTCTCAGCTGCAGCAGGCGAGTCAGAGGCTGCAGAGTCAGATTGAGAACCTCAGGAAGCAGGTAAGTGCTCCCAGAGctccccaggccctccctggACGCTCTTAGTGCCAAGGTCACGGCTAGGTTTGTATCCAGGTTTGATACAAAGCTGGCTAAAGCTTTGATGATTTGGGTAGAGAGGGCCTCAAGCCCCATTTTAGATGAATATGACCTCCCTTCGAATTCAAGCCTTTTTGGGTTTTACATTGAACAACTCCAGGGGGCGCTGCTCATGCTGCCTTTCATGGCCAGGTGTACATCTTGCTTTTAGCTCCTTGGGGAGAGTGTTAGTCTATCtgttttccagtcttttcttttGACTCTAACTCCTCAAGCCCAGTGGAGACTCTAAGGCCAGGTGTTGATTCTCTGGGTCGTATGTTGAGGAGCATGAGATCCAGGAGCTCAGGGAGCAGGCGAGATGGGCAGTggaatgggtgtgtgtgtgtgtgggggcacAGATGCTTTAGATGCTTTGTGTGGGTTGGAGGTGATTCTGTAGGTGCATGGCGTGGGATGgagtagggagagggagaaggagagggaaagggcgGCAAGGACAGGGACATGGTTTCCTGCTAGTCCCAGAGACCTCACTTTTAGATGTGAAGGATTACAGATTCTTCAGCTCTCAAGTATCTTTGCACCCTCTTTCCCCAAACCCTAAGAATCAGCAGAGCGTTGAGAGATGAGTCGGCAGATCCGGTGGTCTCCTCAAGCACTTCAGGTTGAGAACCAGGGTGCGTGTGGCTTGTCCATTCCCAAGAGGGGGTCCCCTGGGAAAGCCCTTGGAGCTCAGGCCATTCAAAGCCTAGACACAGTCTCCACCCCTTCTCATCTACTCTCCTTTAGAATGTGATTTGGGACCTGAGATGAAGGTGACCAGGTCTTATTATTCAATTTGCTTCCACAGTGTTTTGCCCATAGATTTGAATTCCTTGCTTGGCAATTCCTTGGGAATgtctgttaaaatgcagatccttGGGCCTCTGTCAGACTAAGGGAATAGTATCTAAGGGTGGAGTCCAGGAACCTACTTTCTAGGCTCAGTTCATTCACCCGGGTGATTGTGAGGGTGCGGAGTCTCAGTCCAGCAGCCAACATTTAGGAGTGCTGCTTCGTCCCCACATCTGCCACACAGCAAGGTGCCTGTCCTTGAGAATCCCTCTTGGGAATATAGTCCCCGCCCCCTTACTCCTCAttttcatgcacacacatggtGGACTGGACTTCCTGTGCCAGACCTGGGGGAAAGCCCCATGGTCTAGGACTAGACATCAGCTGTTCGGGTTagggtcccagctctgccactcactgcctttctgaacctcaatttATTCATCTGTAGGATAGAGGTGATGTTTCCCAACAACAAGGTGCTTGTgaataggataggataggatagaatagaatagaatagaatagaatagaatagaatagaatgacactacaatgaaatgaaataatgagaGCCTTTAGGGAATCCCTTCTCTCCTGACCCAAACAGGAGGGTAAATCCACTGGATGGCAGATTAGGTAGGGAAGATGTTCTCCTTCTGGGAGTTTCCTCTCAGATCAGAGAGGTAAGCACAGAAAGTGTATTTCTCAAACCCAAAACCGAGGCGAGTGGTTTGATATACAGCAAAACTTTGGCTTGTaaataacttgttctgtgagtgttccataAGATAAGCAAAactttctaataaattttaacttaataattgagtgatgtcttgcaatatgagtagtatgtgacactaaacatcacatgatcacaactgagccaatggttttagaaatttgctttgaaatacaagtactttggattacaagcatggcTCTGGAATGAATTACGCTCCCataccaaggttttactgtactttgaTAACAGGACAAAGTATTTGAAATGGGGCTGTTCTAAAACAATCAAGGATGGTGGCCACCTTCAAGATGAGACTTGTAGATGATGCTCTATACAGGACTGGAAGAGCATTAAGTGCCTGGGTAGAGATAAAGTGCCTCAAGTAAGGTGCTAAGTGTCAGGGGTGGGAAGAAATAGGGAAAGATCACTGGAGGAGGTGAGACAGGAGGAAGATGAGTTTCCTGTGGCGACCGTAACAAAGTTCCACAAACTTGGAGGCTTGAAAACACCAGGTCAtgttttctctcagttctggaggctagaggcATGACATCAGATGCTAGCAGGTGCACTCCCTCTGAAGGAGCTGAGCAGGGGaatccttcctctccttctcctagCCTCTGGTGGCCCTGGGAATCCTGGGCATTCCTTGTCTTGTGGCTGTATCACTGCAGTCTCTTTCATTGTCACGTGGTGTcatctctctgtgtttgtctctgtgttctcttattttttctaggGACACTACTCATTGGATTCAGGGCTCATCTTGAGATGCTTAATGCATTACCTTTGcaaagaccctctttccaaataagatcacagtCTGAAGTTCTAGATGGACATGATGTTTTGGGGACTCTATTCAACCCACTCTGGGAGTTAAGGAAGCAGAAGAGGCAATGCTTTCCCTTAGAAGGATAGCAGCATGGGGGTGGCCATGGATAGTTTGAGCTCATGAGATTGTGGTCTACCCTGGGCTTTAGGCTCCATTCACAGTAGGTGTCTTGGGAGGCAGTACTGGGCGTGCAGCCACTTTCTCCCTCATTTCTACACCCACCCCAGAATGCTGACCTGCAGGCCACCATTGCTGATGCTGAGCAGCGTGGGGACCTGGCTCTGAAGGATGCCAGGGCCAAGCTGGACGAGCTGGAGGGTGCTCTGAGAACAGCCAAGCAGGACCTGGCCCGACTGCTGCGTGAGTACCAGGAGCTGATGAGCATGAAGCTGGCCCTGGACGTGGAGATTGCCACCTACTGCAGGCTGCTGGAGGGCGAGGAGTGCAGGTGGGAACTCAactgaggtgggagaggggggcGGACAGCCACTGTGGTGCTCTGCATGCTGAGGGGGATTCTGAGATTTCCTGGCACTTGTAGCTCCTGAGGGCAACCCATTCCATTGGGGAGTGAGGATTTAAAATCCGGACTGTTGGTTAAAATCTCCTGAGAGATTGGGCGAGCTCCTCCAAGAAGCTAAAATGCACATGGGAATGCATACTTTGCAGCCTTTCTTAGCATTTCCTCCTCTTGTCCTTTCTCCACCAGGATGTCTGGGGAATGCACTAGCCAGGTCACTATCTGTGAGTATCAGGGGGCTTGAGGAGAGGGGTCCCCATGGGGAGCTGAGGGCTCTGCTGTGACCCTGGCATATTTCTTGGCAGCTGTGAGGGGAGGCAGTGCTGTCGTGTCTGGAGGAGCTGGTGGTGGCCTGGGGGTCACCTGCGGACTTGGAGGCGGGACAGGCAGCTTTGGGTCCAGCTGCTCCAGCATCGTGACCGGAGGCTCCAGTGTCAtcctgggctctgggcagggcCCTGATTTGGGCTCCTGCTCTGTGTCTGGCTCCGGCTCCAGCTCTGGCTCCAGCTCCGGCTGTCACACCATCCTGAAGAAGACGATAGAGTCAAGTCTGAAGACGTCCGTCACGTACTGAGTGAACTGGCAGCCACTTGCTCCCCAGGCTTTCCCAAGCCCTCTCAGCCCTATTTGCACCTCTACCGCCCTGCACGGCCAGCTCTGTGTCCATTGCCCACAGCCTGAGCCAACCCACAGGGGACTCTGCACCGGTCAATAAAGGCATCCTTGCCTGCTGTTCCAAGTTCTTACTCAGTCTGGCCTTGTGCTGCTTACTGATTTGTGTCTCCTATGCCTGTTGTCCACCCCAGACCACATCCACTGCACCCTGtcctccagccagccagcctcatcctctcctccctgcagccctcagGCAGAGCTGGGAAACCCCTGGTGGGTGGGCTTGGCCAGCCAAATATTGTCCCTTGTAGGAGGAGGAGAGGCCTGAGGACCTCTGACCAGAGCCTGCAGGCTGGAACCACAGTCCAACTCCCTAGTCCTCTTCAGCTGTCTCTGGACCATTTCTCTAGCTCTTTTGTGACATGAAGTAGCACCCACTTCTCCCTGAGggagtcttcctttctctctctcccctcccccactctttccctctcacaaATTCTATTGAATGCAAACCATACTTAAGACACTATCAACCCCATCTTGCCCTCCTACTGGGTttagtctgtctctgtctctatctctctctaagtaagctctatgcctaatgtggggctcaaactcatgatcccaagatcaagaatcatatgctccACAGATTGaggcagccaggtgtccctgggttCAGTTTCTGGGTTCTCCAGCACAACACCTCCCACCCATGAGAACTGGATCTTTCTTCTGAAGGCCTTGGTTAGCAGGGCCAGAGGCAAGCATCCGGCACCTAATTCAGACAGCTTTTGTTGGGAGTTGGGGGTTTCCGGTGAAGTTCCTTTGTATCTTGTCCCTTTGTCCAGCTTCCTCTCAGGGTTGCCTCAGCTCCAGCTCCATCTGAGGTAGCAAGCTGAGTCTGGTTGTCTCAGTCCCATCTCATCTCTGAGCTTTAACCTGGCCCTTCTCCTGGACAGGAGTGCCCCCAGCAGATTAATAATTCAGCTGTGATGTGAAGCACTGGCTTTAAATACATATTCCAAGGGCATTTAGAGGGGAGGCTGAGGGCAGAGATGAAGGTTCCCTGTGGCAATGTGCAGTCTCTCCACCACTCCTGGCAATTCAGCTCTGCCCCCAGGCTAGCACCTCACCCAGCAGAACAGAAGCAAAACTGCTCAGCCTGCTCCCCTTAGAAGGCAATTTGTGGAATATCTATTACTGTTTGGGAATATCCAATGGGCATCTCACCCCTCATCGCAATCAGCTCATCAAGGGGCTCCTTCAAGTCCTCCGCTCTGCTCCCTGGGatggcttcctccctcccctccatctttGCTGGTGTTTCAGTATTTCTTCTAGCTTGTTCCCTGGACAATTGGCTATACCCCTGACTGAAGACAG is from Suricata suricatta isolate VVHF042 chromosome 10, meerkat_22Aug2017_6uvM2_HiC, whole genome shotgun sequence and encodes:
- the KRT78 gene encoding keratin, type II cytoskeletal 78 gives rise to the protein MSLPSCQAQRGFSAHSACSARSGGRSRDSFSSRSFSSFGGCRGDSRGRAWVSGGRLGVRLGEGRYGPGLSSCPPEGIRKVTIDQSLLTPLKIEIDPQFQAVWTQETQEIRTLNNQFASFIDKVRFLEQQNMVLETKWHLLQQQGVSDSPQSLESCFKTYVAWLRKLLEQLQKERGALDAELKSCQEQEEEYKAKYEQEAHRHATLENDFVVLKKDVDGVFLSKMELEGKLESLQEYFCFLRHLYEEELSQLQTQASDTSVVLSMDNNRCLDLSDIIAEVRGCYEEITRNSKAEAEMLYQTKYQELQESARLHGDSMKVTKAQISQLQQASQRLQSQIENLRKQNADLQATIADAEQRGDLALKDARAKLDELEGALRTAKQDLARLLREYQELMSMKLALDVEIATYCRLLEGEECRMSGECTSQVTISVRGGSAVVSGGAGGGLGVTCGLGGGTGSFGSSCSSIVTGGSSVILGSGQGPDLGSCSVSGSGSSSGSSSGCHTILKKTIESSLKTSVTY